One part of the Dermacentor silvarum isolate Dsil-2018 chromosome 6, BIME_Dsil_1.4, whole genome shotgun sequence genome encodes these proteins:
- the LOC119455229 gene encoding uncharacterized protein LOC119455229, translated as MDNGRALRGWLRLDVLMRLCCCLALLGVTQGQFFSKTTNTIPRMGRRAFDYPPLEEQRLGRVLGLLRADPSRQSVAMADLGYLLRADGVQYGAWERPTNAGCHGNQCRVRGAALLPTLQAIDNV; from the exons ATGGACAACGGACGAGCTCTGAGAG GCTGGCTGCGTCTTGACGTTCTCATGAGGCTTTGCTGCTGCCTAGCCCTTCTAGGAGTGACGCAGGGACAGTTCTTTTCGAAAACGACTAACACTATACCACGTATGGGCAGAAGGGCTTTTGACTACCCCCCG TTGGAAGAGCAGAGGTTGGGCCGTGTACTCGGCCTACTGCGGGCAGACCCATCGCGTCAGTCGGTGGCAATGGCCGACCTGGGATATCTACTGAGAGCGGATGGCGTGCAGTACGGAGCCTGGGAAAGACCGACCAATG CAGGTTGCCATGGAAACCAGTGCCGAGTTCGGGGAGCTGCGCTGCTACCGACCTTGCAAGCCATCGACAATGTATAA